From a region of the Gottschalkia purinilytica genome:
- a CDS encoding N-acetylmuramoyl-L-alanine amidase family protein, whose protein sequence is MHKKIWIINIKVSRIKTMLIILAIIFIGYLFVFKDNSLNVFNNTSNEYIVIDPGHGGIDVGTSKNGILEKDINLDVGLKLQKYLKKKGFKSIITRDKDIAMDHLSKVNESRQRKDLNARTNIINNNGNMFVSLHVNYSPAGEKVRGVEIFYYPTSLESKKLAESIKESIDEKVYKDFLKIDWLKTKVLSQDFYILRETDVTGVLVEIGYITNSNDRALIQDEAYKQKMVEAITEGIKKYKDSIK, encoded by the coding sequence ATGCACAAAAAAATATGGATTATAAATATAAAAGTGAGTAGAATTAAAACAATGTTAATAATATTAGCAATAATATTTATAGGGTATCTATTTGTATTCAAAGATAATTCTTTAAATGTTTTTAACAATACAAGTAATGAATATATTGTTATAGATCCTGGACATGGAGGTATAGATGTAGGTACTAGTAAAAATGGAATACTGGAAAAAGATATTAACTTAGATGTAGGATTAAAGCTACAAAAATATTTAAAGAAAAAGGGATTTAAATCTATTATAACTAGAGATAAAGATATTGCAATGGATCATTTAAGTAAAGTGAATGAATCTAGACAAAGAAAGGATTTAAATGCAAGAACAAATATAATAAATAATAATGGAAATATGTTTGTTAGTTTGCATGTTAACTATAGTCCTGCTGGAGAAAAAGTCAGAGGAGTTGAGATTTTTTACTATCCAACTTCATTAGAGAGTAAAAAACTAGCCGAAAGCATAAAAGAGTCTATAGATGAAAAAGTATATAAGGATTTTTTAAAGATAGATTGGTTGAAGACAAAAGTATTATCTCAAGATTTTTATATATTAAGAGAAACGGACGTTACGGGAGTTTTGGTAGAGATAGGATACATTACAAACTCTAATGATAGAGCTTTGATTCAGGATGAAGCATACAAACAAAAAATGGTGGAGGCAATAACAGAAGGTATAAAGAAATATAAAGATTCTATTAAATAA
- a CDS encoding YhcN/YlaJ family sporulation lipoprotein, protein MKTKFKFLSLSLVVVLVLSIGAIGCRRAPKKVTPPRNNTNNYAPNTDMNGDDRNRNDNTNIGTNRDRINDNTNLGTDRNGINDNTNLGTDRDRVNNNSMLERSDRIAKKVAELNEVNSATTAITGNTALVGVNLKNNTEGTITSDIKNKVQATVKEADPAITNVVVTADADLIERIENVGRDVRNGKPISGLTQEIEEIIRRVTPNM, encoded by the coding sequence TTGAAAACAAAATTTAAATTTTTATCTTTATCTCTAGTTGTAGTATTAGTTTTAAGTATAGGAGCAATAGGATGTAGAAGAGCACCTAAAAAAGTGACTCCTCCTAGAAATAATACTAATAACTATGCTCCTAATACAGATATGAATGGTGATGACAGAAATAGGAACGATAATACAAACATAGGTACAAATAGAGATAGAATAAACGACAATACAAATTTAGGTACAGATAGAAATGGAATAAACGACAATACAAATTTAGGTACAGATAGAGATAGAGTAAATAATAATTCTATGCTAGAAAGATCTGATCGTATCGCAAAAAAAGTAGCTGAACTTAATGAAGTAAATAGTGCTACTACTGCAATAACTGGAAACACTGCTCTTGTTGGTGTTAATTTAAAAAATAACACTGAAGGTACTATTACAAGTGATATAAAAAATAAAGTACAGGCAACAGTAAAAGAAGCTGACCCAGCTATAACAAATGTTGTAGTAACTGCAGATGCTGATTTAATAGAAAGAATTGAAAATGTAGGAAGAGACGTTAGAAATGGAAAGCCTATATCTGGTTTAACTCAAGAAATAGAAGAAATAATAAGGAGAGTAACTCCTAACATGTAA
- a CDS encoding FUSC family protein, whose translation MINNSFKTLKKLNIPKIGLRNIKTSISVVACLFLFRIINRPHPLYACIAAIICTKDTVHNSFEIAKERLIGTMIGGVIGGLFLQVNDKVDFWGSYEIVIGLGIVIVIYCCNLINKKGATSISCVVFLFVLTNFIDSPSHSPFTYALSRTLDTAIGIILSLIINKYFFPLNVDEKEES comes from the coding sequence ATGATAAATAATAGTTTCAAAACGTTAAAAAAACTGAATATACCTAAAATAGGATTAAGAAATATCAAAACATCTATATCTGTTGTTGCATGTCTTTTTTTATTTCGAATTATAAATCGTCCACATCCTCTGTATGCCTGTATAGCAGCAATTATATGTACAAAGGATACAGTTCACAATTCCTTTGAAATAGCTAAAGAAAGATTAATAGGTACGATGATAGGAGGAGTCATTGGGGGATTATTTTTGCAAGTAAATGATAAAGTAGACTTTTGGGGATCATATGAAATTGTTATAGGATTAGGAATTGTGATAGTAATATATTGTTGCAATCTTATAAATAAAAAAGGTGCTACTTCAATATCTTGTGTCGTATTTTTATTTGTACTAACAAACTTTATAGATTCACCTTCTCATAGTCCTTTTACGTATGCATTAAGTAGAACTTTAGACACCGCTATAGGAATAATTTTAAGTTTAATTATAAATAAATACTTCTTTCCTTTAAATGTAGATGAAAAAGAAGAAAGCTAA
- a CDS encoding sigma-70 family RNA polymerase sigma factor, which translates to MTIRSCKKIKGEVSLQDPIGVDKEGNELYLLDVLGTEPDEVLDEVDLKIQVKKLYEKMNKVLKDREKTIIQLRYGLLNGGCKTQREIAKMLGISRSYVSRIEKRAIKKLNKALSVNK; encoded by the coding sequence ATGACTATACGTTCTTGTAAAAAGATTAAGGGAGAAGTATCTCTTCAAGATCCAATAGGGGTTGATAAAGAAGGAAATGAACTTTACTTATTAGATGTCTTGGGAACTGAACCAGATGAGGTCTTAGATGAAGTAGACCTTAAAATTCAAGTAAAAAAATTGTATGAAAAAATGAATAAAGTCTTAAAAGATAGAGAAAAAACTATAATTCAACTTAGATATGGACTATTAAACGGAGGATGTAAAACTCAAAGAGAAATAGCAAAAATGTTAGGTATTTCCAGATCATATGTTTCGAGAATTGAAAAGAGAGCTATAAAAAAGTTAAATAAGGCATTAAGTGTAAATAAATGA
- a CDS encoding 3'-5' exoribonuclease YhaM family protein, whose translation MQYKKIQEFEVDDRIDGFYIIRSIEKKTASNGNNFLDITLSDNTGEINAKLWDLKDSIDYEQNMLIKVRGDIVEWQGKKQLKIIRMRSTNESDGVKIEDYIQSAPYDSDDMYNSIYDYITKIKNDDIKKLVDYIIKENYNKLLYYPAAKQNHHAIRSGLLYHILRMLMTAEKLTQIYDYINRDLLYAGIILHDIAKVEEMDANELGVVSDYTVEGQLLGHIIQGIKNIDKVAMELKIDREISILLQHMILSHHYHPEFGSPKKPMIPEAELLHYIDMIDARMYDMEKHLKEVNNGEFTNRVWSLENRKLYRPTNDQLNNYDEESMTKLCTLNKEEVFGKQSY comes from the coding sequence ATGCAATATAAGAAAATACAAGAGTTTGAAGTAGATGATCGTATAGATGGATTTTACATAATAAGATCTATAGAAAAGAAAACAGCATCAAATGGTAACAATTTTTTAGATATAACTCTATCAGATAATACTGGTGAAATAAATGCAAAGTTGTGGGATTTAAAAGATAGTATAGATTATGAACAAAATATGCTTATAAAAGTAAGAGGAGATATAGTAGAATGGCAGGGAAAAAAACAATTAAAAATTATTAGGATGAGAAGCACTAATGAAAGTGATGGTGTAAAAATAGAAGACTATATTCAATCAGCTCCATATGATTCAGATGATATGTATAATTCAATATATGACTACATAACTAAAATAAAAAATGATGACATAAAAAAATTAGTAGATTATATTATTAAAGAAAATTATAATAAACTGTTATACTATCCTGCAGCAAAACAAAATCATCATGCTATACGCTCTGGATTACTTTACCATATATTAAGAATGTTGATGACTGCTGAGAAGCTTACACAGATATATGATTACATAAATAGAGATTTACTTTATGCAGGAATTATATTACATGACATCGCTAAAGTTGAAGAAATGGATGCTAATGAGTTAGGAGTAGTAAGTGACTATACAGTTGAAGGACAGCTACTCGGACATATAATACAAGGTATAAAAAATATAGATAAAGTAGCTATGGAGTTAAAAATAGATAGAGAAATATCTATTTTATTACAACATATGATTCTTTCGCATCATTACCATCCTGAATTTGGAAGCCCTAAGAAACCAATGATACCAGAGGCAGAGCTTTTACACTACATAGATATGATAGATGCAAGAATGTATGATATGGAGAAACATCTTAAAGAAGTTAATAATGGGGAGTTTACGAATAGAGTTTGGTCTTTAGAAAATAGAAAATTGTATAGACCTACAAATGATCAATTAAATAATTATGATGAAGAAAGCATGACTAAATTATGTACGTTAAATAAAGAAGAAGTTTTTGGAAAACAATCATATTAG
- a CDS encoding zinc ribbon domain-containing protein produces the protein MFFIGIFGIEEKEKIVKELDKLECKNCNDHKSAYLIKSYRYFHFFFIPIFKWNIKYYVTCNNCNSLYMIDEEKGRKAEKGEIDITYWDLQEVETNREDIQMKCPSCSSNLNDSYIYCPYCGNKIK, from the coding sequence ATGTTTTTTATAGGTATATTTGGTATAGAAGAAAAAGAAAAAATAGTAAAAGAGCTAGATAAATTAGAATGTAAAAATTGTAATGATCATAAAAGTGCTTATTTAATAAAAAGTTATAGATATTTTCATTTCTTTTTTATTCCAATATTTAAGTGGAATATTAAATATTATGTAACTTGTAACAATTGCAACTCACTATATATGATTGATGAGGAAAAAGGGAGAAAAGCTGAAAAAGGAGAAATAGACATAACATACTGGGATTTACAAGAAGTTGAAACAAATAGAGAAGATATTCAGATGAAATGTCCAAGTTGTTCTAGCAATTTAAATGATAGTTATATCTATTGTCCATATTGCGGGAACAAAATCAAATAG
- a CDS encoding recombinase family protein — protein sequence MKKGAIYVRKSRLTDKGESIKNQIEICTQYAQENNIHVDKLNIYYDEGFSGKNTKRPEFKRMINDLKSKKFNVLICYRLDRISRSLRDFSNVIDLLEKYNVSFVSICEQFDTNTPMGKAMMYISGVFAQLERETISQRIKDNMIQLSKTGRWLGGTPPTGFSSKPITYIDSNMNEKKMYILSPLKDELNIVKLIFKIYIEFNSLSKVESYCLDHNIKSKNNLTFSSSSIREILSNPVYCIADQDLYRYITKLGSKVINEKKDFNGKYGVLVYNRHSNKLDGNDKKNWIVSLSKHKGIISSKDWINVQSILNNNKEKPSRLGTSNVALLSGLIICNKCKSVMRVKYGKSSNKGKKNYYYVCTLKERSRGVKCSNSSINGSFIDKLIFDTLHNHFKDANYIQNNIDTTLKLENNLFPEMESRKITQKKIYNYKRKINILKSQLENNINSSASKYMKIKVMQMENTISKLNNKLNNIDTNYIIDIQNSNSNINYNLKIYNDINYSDLPFNIKKHLLFKVVDNVLWENDNVEIVLKEYQ from the coding sequence ATGAAAAAAGGAGCTATATATGTAAGAAAATCTAGACTTACTGACAAAGGAGAATCTATTAAAAATCAAATAGAAATATGCACTCAATATGCTCAAGAAAACAATATTCATGTAGATAAATTAAATATCTACTATGATGAAGGATTTTCAGGTAAAAACACAAAAAGACCTGAATTTAAAAGAATGATAAATGATTTAAAGTCTAAAAAATTTAATGTGTTAATATGTTATAGATTAGATAGGATTAGTAGATCATTAAGAGATTTTTCCAATGTGATAGATTTACTAGAAAAATATAATGTTTCTTTTGTTTCTATTTGTGAACAATTTGATACTAATACACCTATGGGAAAAGCAATGATGTATATATCTGGGGTATTCGCACAATTAGAAAGAGAAACTATTTCACAAAGAATAAAAGATAATATGATACAGCTTTCTAAAACAGGTAGATGGCTTGGAGGTACCCCTCCTACTGGTTTTTCAAGTAAGCCTATAACTTATATAGATTCTAATATGAATGAGAAAAAGATGTATATACTCTCACCACTAAAAGATGAATTAAATATTGTGAAATTAATATTCAAAATATATATTGAATTCAATAGTTTATCTAAAGTTGAAAGTTATTGTTTAGATCATAATATAAAGAGTAAAAATAATCTAACTTTTTCCTCATCTTCCATAAGGGAGATTCTTTCAAACCCAGTATATTGTATTGCTGATCAAGATTTATATAGATATATTACTAAGTTAGGTTCTAAAGTTATTAATGAAAAAAAAGACTTTAATGGCAAATATGGTGTATTAGTATATAATAGACATAGCAACAAATTAGATGGAAATGATAAAAAAAACTGGATTGTTAGTTTATCGAAGCACAAGGGAATTATTTCAAGTAAAGATTGGATAAATGTTCAATCTATTCTTAATAATAATAAAGAAAAACCATCTAGGTTAGGTACTTCTAACGTAGCATTATTATCTGGTCTAATTATATGTAATAAATGTAAAAGTGTCATGAGAGTAAAATATGGAAAATCTTCTAACAAAGGAAAAAAGAATTATTACTATGTATGTACTTTAAAAGAAAGATCAAGAGGTGTAAAATGTTCTAATTCTTCTATAAACGGAAGCTTTATTGATAAGTTGATTTTCGATACCTTACATAATCATTTTAAAGATGCAAACTATATACAAAATAATATAGACACTACTTTAAAACTAGAAAATAATTTATTTCCAGAAATGGAATCAAGAAAAATTACACAAAAAAAGATATATAACTATAAACGTAAAATTAATATACTTAAATCACAGTTAGAAAACAATATAAATAGTAGTGCATCAAAGTATATGAAAATTAAAGTAATGCAAATGGAAAATACTATATCTAAGCTAAATAATAAACTTAATAACATAGATACAAATTATATTATAGATATACAAAATTCAAATTCTAATATTAACTATAACCTCAAAATATATAATGATATAAACTATTCAGACCTGCCCTTTAATATAAAAAAACATTTACTCTTTAAAGTAGTAGATAATGTTCTTTGGGAAAATGATAATGTAGAGATAGTACTAAAAGAATATCAATAA
- a CDS encoding sigma factor: protein MITTLLAGLGLFVEPFLLLVGYVSNSSSFPKPLSQEEEDYYLMLYEKGDEEAKNVLIERNLRLVAHIVKKYNNTGREIDDLISIGTIGLIKAITTFDRKKGTRLATYAARCIDNADLV, encoded by the coding sequence ATGATAACTACACTATTAGCAGGGTTAGGACTTTTTGTAGAGCCTTTTTTATTATTAGTAGGGTATGTTTCAAATAGTAGTTCTTTTCCAAAGCCATTATCACAAGAAGAAGAGGACTACTATTTGATGTTGTATGAAAAAGGAGATGAAGAGGCAAAGAATGTTCTAATAGAAAGAAATTTAAGGTTAGTTGCGCACATAGTAAAAAAGTATAATAATACTGGTAGAGAAATTGACGACCTAATCTCAATAGGAACTATAGGACTTATAAAAGCTATAACTACATTTGATAGAAAAAAGGGAACGAGACTTGCTACTTATGCTGCTAGATGTATAGATAATGCAGATTTGGTTTAA
- a CDS encoding peptidoglycan D,D-transpeptidase FtsI family protein: MEKHGMNDVIRRSILFKKVIIVFFGLLIIRLFWIQIINGEDYKNLAIKQQTKDLKVSLPRGIIYDKNGIKLTNTEKEKTLFIFKRDILDNKESLEKLKKALGYSDRELKKLLDSNNSVIELSLKNKKIDLKEISSIKEVRVEEKVSRNNNENLLTHVVGYVNKKDNKGISGIEKSFDDEPLKVDPGFGKRSVFVDARQKIIPGVDAEQVRTSMQGLPNSLKLTIDYYIQKKVEDILDDQKKNGAVVVSEVETGDIVAMASRPNINLNNIEKELSTKDQRFYNKALELSYPPGSIFKIVVLIAGLEEGIISLDDEIICKGYEKIDNVVIKCNKPDGHGKISVLQGFYKSCNSTFIQIGKKIGAKKIIDTAKRIGFGSKVEIGLDDENKGALPKGKDLLGPSIGNISLGQGKIEATPLQVTNMMVTLANNGIKKDLSIVDSYVTQEGYNVKKIKRDPDERIISEKVALQIRKALEGVVKNGTAQGIDQRYLDGAGGKTGSAQATLDGEKVVHAWFAGYFPENNPKYVITVFIEKGDSGSSNAVPIFNKIAKEIKKINIKTIKENKN, encoded by the coding sequence ATGGAAAAACATGGAATGAACGATGTGATTAGAAGAAGTATTCTATTTAAAAAAGTAATTATAGTTTTTTTCGGACTACTTATAATCAGACTATTTTGGATACAGATAATAAATGGAGAGGATTACAAAAATCTTGCAATTAAACAACAAACAAAAGATTTAAAAGTATCTTTACCTAGAGGGATAATATATGATAAAAATGGCATAAAGCTTACAAATACAGAAAAAGAAAAAACTTTATTTATTTTTAAAAGAGATATATTAGATAATAAAGAAAGTCTAGAGAAATTAAAAAAGGCTCTAGGATACTCAGATAGGGAATTAAAGAAATTACTTGATAGTAATAATTCTGTAATAGAATTATCGTTAAAAAATAAGAAGATTGATTTGAAAGAGATAAGTTCAATAAAAGAAGTTAGAGTAGAGGAAAAAGTATCACGAAATAATAATGAAAATTTACTTACTCATGTTGTTGGATATGTAAATAAGAAGGATAATAAGGGAATAAGTGGTATAGAGAAATCTTTTGATGATGAACCATTAAAAGTAGATCCTGGTTTTGGAAAGAGGTCTGTATTTGTAGATGCTAGACAAAAGATTATACCTGGAGTTGATGCTGAACAAGTTAGAACTAGTATGCAAGGACTACCTAATAGTCTAAAATTAACAATCGATTACTATATACAAAAGAAGGTAGAAGATATATTGGATGATCAGAAAAAAAATGGTGCAGTTGTCGTTTCAGAAGTAGAGACAGGTGATATAGTTGCAATGGCAAGTAGACCGAATATAAACTTAAATAATATTGAAAAGGAATTAAGTACAAAAGATCAAAGATTTTATAATAAAGCTTTAGAGTTATCATATCCACCAGGATCTATATTTAAGATAGTAGTTCTAATAGCAGGCTTAGAAGAAGGAATAATTTCATTAGATGATGAAATTATATGTAAAGGGTATGAAAAAATAGATAATGTGGTTATAAAGTGTAATAAACCTGATGGCCATGGTAAGATAAGTGTTTTACAGGGTTTTTATAAGTCATGTAATTCTACTTTTATACAGATAGGTAAAAAGATAGGCGCTAAAAAAATAATAGATACAGCAAAGCGCATAGGATTTGGAAGTAAAGTTGAGATAGGGTTAGATGATGAAAATAAAGGCGCATTACCTAAAGGAAAAGATCTTTTAGGACCTTCCATAGGAAATATATCATTAGGTCAAGGTAAAATAGAGGCTACTCCATTACAAGTAACGAATATGATGGTGACTTTGGCTAACAATGGGATAAAAAAAGATCTATCAATAGTAGATAGTTATGTAACACAAGAAGGATATAATGTAAAAAAAATAAAAAGAGATCCTGATGAAAGAATTATCTCTGAGAAGGTTGCATTACAAATAAGAAAGGCTTTAGAAGGAGTAGTTAAAAATGGAACAGCTCAAGGGATAGATCAAAGATATTTAGATGGAGCAGGAGGAAAAACGGGATCAGCACAAGCTACTCTTGACGGAGAAAAAGTAGTTCATGCATGGTTCGCTGGATATTTTCCGGAAAATAACCCTAAATATGTCATTACTGTTTTTATAGAAAAAGGAGATTCAGGAAGTTCAAATGCAGTTCCAATATTCAATAAAATAGCTAAAGAAATTAAAAAAATAAATATTAAAACAATTAAAGAAAACAAAAATTAA
- a CDS encoding peptidase U32 family protein, protein MKKPELLAPAGDLEKLKIAITYGADAVYLGGEAFGLRASAKNFTIEEMEEGIKFAHERNKKVYVTLNIIPHNDDLIGLSEYVKTLENIGVDAVLVADPGIFSIVKDNTKDMEIHLSTQANTTNYQTAKFWYDQGVKRVVVARELSLEEIKDIIDKTPEELEIEAFVHGAMCISYSGRCLLSNYMTHRDANRGECAQSCRWKYYLVEEKRPGEYYPIVEDEKGTYIYNSKDLCMLKHIPELIESGIHSFKIEGRMKTPYYVATVVRAYRMLIDEYLKDPENYKPSEKWLEEIKKASYRDFTTGFYFGKPDDKEQLYTTSSYIRTYDFAGLVLDYDESTGIATIEQRNRIFVGNEIEVFGPNKEHFVQKVEKMWNEKGEEIEVAPHPKQIIKMKMDNPVEKWDMLRMAIENN, encoded by the coding sequence ATGAAAAAACCGGAGCTTTTAGCACCAGCAGGAGATTTAGAAAAATTAAAAATAGCTATAACTTATGGAGCAGATGCAGTTTATTTAGGAGGAGAAGCTTTTGGTCTTAGAGCATCAGCTAAAAACTTTACAATAGAAGAGATGGAAGAAGGTATAAAATTTGCTCATGAAAGAAATAAGAAAGTATATGTTACATTGAATATAATTCCTCATAATGATGATTTAATTGGATTGTCAGAGTATGTTAAAACATTAGAAAACATAGGAGTGGATGCGGTCTTAGTAGCTGATCCTGGTATATTCTCTATAGTAAAAGATAATACGAAAGATATGGAAATACACTTAAGTACACAGGCGAATACAACTAACTACCAAACTGCAAAATTTTGGTACGATCAAGGAGTAAAAAGAGTGGTTGTTGCTAGAGAATTATCTCTTGAAGAAATAAAAGATATAATAGATAAGACACCAGAAGAATTGGAGATAGAAGCATTCGTTCATGGAGCTATGTGTATATCTTATTCAGGAAGATGTTTACTTAGTAATTACATGACTCATAGAGATGCTAATAGAGGAGAGTGTGCTCAATCATGTAGATGGAAATATTATCTTGTTGAAGAAAAAAGACCAGGAGAGTATTATCCGATAGTTGAAGATGAAAAAGGAACTTATATATATAATTCAAAAGATTTATGCATGCTTAAACATATACCAGAACTTATAGAGTCGGGTATTCATAGCTTTAAGATAGAAGGAAGAATGAAGACTCCTTATTATGTAGCAACAGTTGTGAGAGCATATCGTATGTTAATAGATGAATATTTAAAAGATCCAGAAAATTATAAACCAAGTGAAAAATGGCTAGAAGAAATTAAAAAGGCTAGTTATAGAGACTTTACAACTGGATTTTATTTTGGAAAACCAGATGATAAGGAACAACTCTATACTACAAGTTCATATATAAGAACTTATGATTTTGCAGGACTTGTATTAGACTATGATGAAAGTACAGGCATAGCTACTATAGAGCAGAGAAATAGAATATTTGTAGGTAATGAAATAGAGGTATTTGGGCCTAATAAGGAACACTTTGTTCAGAAAGTAGAAAAAATGTGGAATGAAAAAGGTGAAGAAATAGAAGTAGCGCCTCATCCTAAACAAATAATAAAGATGAAAATGGATAATCCAGTAGAAAAATGGGATATGTTAAGAATGGCTATTGAAAATAATTAA
- a CDS encoding O-methyltransferase has product MSNITAKYVEEYIRGLIPLKEDFLFEIQEYAYKNNVPIVHPEVAQLLKVLTMMKKPKRVLEIGTAIGYSALTMASCMDHDSRIITIERQEDMVKIAKSNIKNKGYENKIEVLKGEAETVLKELDEKFDLIFLDAAKGKYKEFFSYFIDNLNDGGIIVSDNVLFKGMVATDELVIRRKKTIVKRMRDYLKYISNHEFLETCVIPIGDGVAITYKKEVK; this is encoded by the coding sequence TTGAGTAATATAACTGCTAAGTATGTAGAAGAATATATAAGAGGACTTATACCACTAAAAGAAGACTTTTTATTTGAAATACAAGAATATGCTTATAAAAATAATGTTCCTATAGTGCATCCTGAAGTTGCTCAGTTATTAAAAGTATTAACAATGATGAAAAAACCAAAGAGAGTTTTAGAGATAGGAACAGCGATAGGATATTCTGCTCTTACTATGGCTAGTTGTATGGATCATGATAGTAGAATAATTACTATAGAAAGACAAGAAGATATGGTAAAAATTGCAAAGAGCAATATAAAGAATAAAGGGTATGAAAATAAAATAGAAGTTTTAAAAGGTGAAGCGGAGACAGTTTTAAAAGAACTAGATGAGAAATTTGACCTTATATTTTTAGATGCAGCTAAAGGAAAATATAAGGAGTTCTTTTCTTACTTTATAGATAATTTAAATGATGGAGGAATAATAGTATCTGATAATGTATTATTCAAAGGAATGGTTGCTACTGATGAGTTAGTTATAAGAAGAAAAAAGACAATTGTTAAGAGAATGAGAGATTACTTAAAATATATATCAAATCATGAATTTTTAGAAACATGTGTAATACCTATAGGAGATGGAGTGGCAATTACATATAAGAAGGAGGTTAAATAA
- the mltG gene encoding endolytic transglycosylase MltG: protein MSGTLFKENKKKSISKKKIAIISSTIAVIVGIVGGKYYVDRQKLAVANENIQKISITIPQGSNTQSIAKILKDNGLIRNEFIFRITSKLEKKDSSYKAGVYLLSNGMNQDQIMKELISGGASNSDTKFTIPEGFELKQIAEKLSKQGIVNKEKFLSLTSKVSNFSSEYEFLKEVPQDSSLEGFLYPDTYEIYKGATEEEIIKKMLNNFNKIYTNEIKNKGKQIGLDTNKIITLASIIEREAKIDSERPMVSAVFHNRLKKNIMLESCATVQYILGERKEVLTYKDLKIKSEYNTYLNRGLPPSPIASPGIKSIMAAVDPANVDYLFFVANKDGSHTFTKTYEEHIKAQKNN, encoded by the coding sequence ATGTCTGGGACTCTTTTCAAAGAAAATAAGAAAAAATCTATAAGTAAAAAAAAGATCGCAATAATATCTTCAACAATTGCTGTGATAGTAGGAATAGTTGGGGGTAAATATTATGTAGATAGGCAAAAATTAGCAGTTGCTAATGAAAATATACAAAAAATATCTATAACTATACCACAAGGTAGTAATACACAAAGTATAGCAAAAATTTTAAAAGATAATGGACTAATAAGAAATGAATTTATTTTTAGAATAACTTCAAAGCTTGAGAAGAAAGACTCATCATACAAAGCAGGAGTGTACTTACTAAGTAATGGAATGAATCAAGATCAAATTATGAAAGAACTTATTAGTGGAGGAGCTTCTAATAGTGATACCAAGTTCACTATACCAGAAGGATTTGAATTAAAACAAATTGCTGAAAAATTAAGTAAACAAGGAATAGTTAATAAGGAGAAATTTTTAAGTTTAACTTCGAAAGTGTCAAACTTTTCATCGGAGTATGAATTTTTAAAAGAAGTTCCACAAGATTCTTCATTAGAGGGTTTTTTGTATCCAGATACTTATGAAATATATAAAGGTGCCACAGAAGAAGAAATAATAAAGAAAATGTTGAATAATTTTAATAAAATATATACAAATGAAATAAAAAATAAAGGAAAACAAATAGGACTTGATACTAATAAAATTATAACATTAGCTTCAATTATAGAAAGAGAAGCAAAGATTGATTCGGAGAGACCTATGGTATCAGCGGTGTTTCACAATAGACTCAAGAAAAATATAATGTTGGAGTCTTGTGCTACAGTCCAATATATATTAGGTGAAAGAAAAGAAGTATTAACATATAAAGATTTAAAAATAAAATCTGAATATAACACATATTTAAATAGGGGACTACCACCTTCCCCTATAGCATCACCAGGGATAAAGTCAATAATGGCAGCAGTTGATCCTGCTAATGTAGATTACCTATTTTTTGTAGCTAATAAAGATGGAAGTCATACTTTTACAAAAACTTATGAAGAACATATTAAGGCTCAAAAAAATAATTAA